Proteins co-encoded in one Bradyrhizobium sp. 170 genomic window:
- a CDS encoding EAL domain-containing protein: protein MRLIRCLALVALGLMIVAAAPPAHAIDAVSVRSDAPAIDLTAVLDHQRSETDRIQVSTAPGTDGIVRRIEVRAREGGQNWVVFALANNTDDQLDRLIVAPHYRIVSSGLLWPDLGLSRIATITPSTGDRPERQESATADIFRITLDPGAVITFVAELRTDKLPQLYLWEPDAYKDKVNSFTLYQGIVIGISGLLALVLTILFVVKGSIMFPAAAALAWAVLVYIGVDFGFWGKVLDMSNNAERVWRAAGEAILAATLLVFLFAYLNLSRWHVRYSHITVGWLAFLGSLVALALFDPAVASGIARISLVLIAFAGFTLIVYLSTHGFDRAVLLIPTWFLLVVWVIAAGMTVGGSVTNDIVGPALLGGLVLIVMLIGFTVMQHAFAGGGATTGIVSDVERRALALTGSGDLIWDWDVSADKVFTSPETESLLGLKRGTLEGPAAKWLEVLHPLDQDRFRAALDSVLDQRRGRLVQDFRLRTPDGHFMWFALKARPVVGSDGEVSRVVGTLTDVTDIKNAEERMLHDSVHDNLTGLPNRKLFMDRLGAVANFTKSMPTLRPTLMVIDLDRFKQVNDSVGIAVGDSILLTLARRLTRILKPQDTLARLAGDQFGLILISEQDPARITAFAETIRKTIRAPIAFNDREIFLTASIGLALSDPQTQLTDEIIKDAELAMYHSKRIGGDRIDVYKPAMRARKTDRLTLESELRRAIERQEITILYQPIVRLEDRSIAGFEALARWDHPKLGRMSPSEFISIAEEIGLIVDLGMFVMDQTARQLSVWQRAMRSREPIFASVNVSSRQLLRHDLIHDIRTVLSRSSVARGTLKLELTESLVMENPEHAAQMLTRIRELGTGLSLDDFGTGHSSLAYLQRFPFDTIKIDQSFVRTTSRGTRPVILKSIIALAHDLGMDVVAEGAETDSDAVELYQLGCEYAQGFAFGEPMDADAAMRLLTEERLEAAS from the coding sequence TTGCGTCTGATCAGGTGCCTTGCGCTGGTTGCGCTGGGCCTCATGATTGTTGCGGCTGCGCCTCCGGCGCACGCCATTGACGCGGTCAGCGTCCGCAGTGACGCGCCTGCCATCGATCTCACCGCCGTGCTCGATCACCAGCGCAGCGAAACCGACCGCATCCAGGTTTCGACGGCGCCGGGAACCGATGGCATCGTCCGCCGCATCGAGGTCCGCGCCCGCGAGGGCGGACAGAACTGGGTGGTGTTCGCGCTCGCCAACAACACCGACGACCAGCTCGACCGCCTGATCGTCGCGCCCCACTATCGCATCGTGTCGTCGGGCCTGCTGTGGCCCGACCTCGGCCTGTCGCGCATCGCCACCATCACGCCATCGACCGGCGATCGTCCGGAGCGCCAGGAAAGCGCGACCGCCGACATCTTCCGCATCACGCTCGATCCCGGCGCCGTCATCACCTTCGTGGCGGAACTGCGCACCGACAAGCTGCCGCAGCTCTATCTGTGGGAACCCGACGCCTACAAGGACAAGGTCAACTCGTTCACGCTCTACCAGGGCATCGTGATCGGCATCTCCGGCCTCCTGGCCCTCGTGCTCACCATTCTGTTCGTGGTGAAGGGCAGCATCATGTTTCCCGCTGCCGCCGCGCTGGCCTGGGCGGTGCTGGTCTATATCGGTGTCGATTTCGGCTTCTGGGGCAAGGTGCTCGACATGTCGAACAACGCCGAGCGCGTCTGGCGCGCGGCGGGCGAAGCGATCCTGGCGGCGACGCTGCTGGTGTTCCTGTTCGCCTATCTCAATCTCAGTCGCTGGCACGTGCGCTATTCCCACATCACGGTCGGCTGGCTGGCCTTCCTCGGCTCGCTGGTGGCGCTGGCGCTGTTCGATCCCGCGGTAGCTTCCGGCATCGCGCGCATCTCGCTGGTGCTGATCGCCTTCGCCGGCTTTACGCTGATCGTCTATCTCTCGACGCATGGTTTCGACCGCGCGGTGCTGTTGATTCCGACCTGGTTCCTGCTGGTGGTCTGGGTGATCGCGGCCGGCATGACGGTGGGGGGCTCCGTCACCAACGACATCGTCGGCCCCGCTTTGCTCGGCGGCCTCGTGCTGATCGTGATGCTGATCGGATTTACGGTCATGCAGCACGCGTTCGCCGGCGGCGGCGCGACCACCGGCATCGTCTCCGACGTCGAGCGCCGCGCGCTGGCGCTGACGGGCTCCGGCGACCTGATCTGGGACTGGGACGTCTCCGCCGACAAGGTGTTCACCAGCCCGGAGACCGAAAGCCTGCTCGGACTGAAGCGCGGCACGCTGGAAGGCCCCGCCGCGAAATGGCTCGAGGTGCTGCACCCGCTCGACCAGGATCGCTTCCGTGCCGCGCTCGACAGCGTGCTCGACCAGCGCCGCGGCCGGCTGGTGCAGGATTTCCGCCTGCGCACGCCCGACGGTCATTTCATGTGGTTCGCGCTGAAGGCGCGCCCGGTGGTCGGGTCCGACGGCGAGGTCTCGCGGGTGGTCGGCACGCTCACCGACGTTACCGACATCAAGAACGCCGAAGAGCGCATGCTCCATGACTCCGTGCATGACAACCTCACGGGTCTTCCGAACCGCAAATTGTTCATGGACCGCCTCGGCGCGGTGGCCAATTTCACCAAGAGCATGCCGACGCTACGGCCAACGCTGATGGTGATCGACCTCGACCGCTTCAAGCAGGTCAATGATTCCGTCGGCATCGCGGTCGGCGACTCCATCCTGCTGACGCTGGCGCGGCGGCTGACGCGCATCCTCAAACCGCAGGACACGCTGGCGCGGCTGGCCGGCGACCAGTTCGGCCTGATCCTGATATCGGAGCAGGATCCGGCGCGCATCACCGCGTTTGCCGAAACCATCCGCAAGACCATCCGCGCGCCGATCGCCTTCAACGATCGCGAGATCTTCCTGACCGCTTCGATCGGGCTCGCGCTGTCAGATCCGCAGACGCAATTGACCGACGAGATCATCAAGGACGCCGAGCTTGCGATGTACCACTCCAAGCGCATCGGCGGCGACCGTATCGATGTGTACAAACCAGCCATGCGCGCCCGCAAGACCGACCGCCTGACGCTGGAAAGCGAACTGCGCCGCGCCATCGAGCGGCAGGAAATCACCATTCTCTACCAGCCGATCGTACGGCTGGAAGACCGCTCGATCGCCGGCTTCGAAGCGCTGGCGCGCTGGGATCATCCCAAGCTCGGGCGGATGTCGCCGTCGGAATTCATCTCGATTGCCGAGGAGATCGGCCTGATCGTCGATCTCGGCATGTTCGTGATGGACCAGACCGCGCGGCAGCTTTCGGTGTGGCAGCGCGCGATGCGCTCGCGCGAGCCGATCTTTGCCTCCGTCAACGTCTCCTCGCGGCAGTTGCTGCGCCACGATTTGATCCACGATATCCGCACCGTGCTGTCACGCTCGTCGGTCGCGCGCGGCACACTCAAGCTTGAGCTTACGGAATCGCTGGTCATGGAAAATCCCGAGCACGCGGCGCAGATGCTGACGCGCATCCGCGAGCTCGGCACCGGACTGTCGCTCGACGATTTCGGCACCGGCCATTCCTCGCTGGCCTATCTGCAGCGTTTCCCGTTCGACACCATCAAGATCGACCAGTCCTTTGTGCGCACCACCAGCCGCGGCACGCGCCCCGTGATCCTGAAATCGATCATCGCGCTCGCCCACGACCTCGGCATGGACGTGGTGGCGGAAGGCGCCGAGACGGATTCGGATGCGGTCGAGCTCTATCAGCTCGGCTGCGAATACGCGCAAGGCTTTGCCTTCGGCGAGCCGATGGACGCCGACGCCGCGATGCGGCTGCTCACGGAAGAGCGGCTGGAAGCGGCGAGCTAA
- a CDS encoding NAD(P)H-quinone oxidoreductase, which translates to MEKLPAQMTVIGISKPGGPEVLLPETRAVPTPGPGEILVKVMAAGVNRPDVAQRSGAYPPPPGASDLPGLEIAGEVVALGEGATKHKLGDKVMSLVAGGGYAQYCIAQDAQAMAVPPSLSIQEAGALPETLMTVWHNVFERGALKPGETLLIHGGSSGIGTMAIQLAKAFGAKVIVTVGSQDKIDACLKLGADRAINYKTEDFVAVVKAETNNAGANLILDMVAGDYVDRNYDAAAVDGRIVQIATLNGPKVTVNIAKVMVKRLTHTGSTLRPRTNADKAAMVSAIEAKVMPLLREGRVKPLMDSSFPLENAADAHRRMETSAHIGKIVLAV; encoded by the coding sequence ATGGAAAAGCTGCCCGCGCAAATGACCGTCATCGGCATCAGCAAGCCCGGTGGTCCGGAAGTGCTGCTGCCCGAAACCCGTGCGGTGCCAACGCCCGGTCCGGGCGAAATCCTCGTCAAGGTGATGGCCGCCGGCGTCAACCGTCCCGACGTTGCGCAGCGTTCCGGCGCCTACCCGCCGCCGCCCGGCGCCAGCGACCTGCCTGGCCTTGAAATCGCCGGCGAAGTGGTCGCGCTCGGCGAAGGCGCCACCAAGCACAAGCTCGGCGACAAGGTGATGTCGCTGGTGGCGGGCGGCGGCTATGCCCAATATTGCATTGCGCAAGACGCGCAGGCGATGGCGGTGCCACCCTCGCTTTCGATCCAGGAAGCCGGTGCGCTCCCGGAAACGCTGATGACGGTCTGGCACAATGTGTTCGAGCGCGGCGCGCTGAAGCCGGGCGAAACCTTGCTGATCCACGGCGGCTCATCCGGCATCGGCACCATGGCAATCCAGCTTGCGAAAGCGTTCGGCGCGAAAGTGATCGTGACCGTTGGCTCGCAGGACAAGATCGACGCCTGCCTGAAACTCGGCGCTGACCGCGCCATCAATTACAAGACCGAGGACTTCGTCGCCGTGGTCAAGGCGGAGACCAACAATGCGGGCGCCAACCTGATCCTCGACATGGTCGCCGGCGACTATGTCGATCGCAACTATGACGCTGCCGCGGTCGATGGCCGAATCGTGCAGATCGCAACCCTCAACGGACCCAAGGTCACCGTCAACATTGCCAAGGTGATGGTGAAGCGGCTGACCCATACCGGCTCCACGCTGCGCCCCCGTACTAATGCGGATAAGGCGGCGATGGTGTCAGCAATTGAGGCCAAGGTGATGCCGCTCTTGCGCGAAGGACGCGTAAAACCGCTGATGGACAGCTCATTCCCGCTGGAAAATGCCGCCGACGCGCACCGGCGGATGGAGACCAGCGCACATATTGGCAAAATTGTGTTGGCGGTATAG
- a CDS encoding DUF1192 domain-containing protein, which produces MAIEDDDKPRKKITHEIGQDLSLLSVEELTERIALMNSEIERLQEAVTKKRASKDAADSFFKS; this is translated from the coding sequence ATGGCGATCGAGGATGACGACAAGCCGCGGAAGAAGATCACCCACGAAATCGGCCAGGATCTGTCGCTGCTGTCGGTCGAGGAATTGACCGAGCGCATCGCGCTGATGAATTCGGAAATCGAACGGCTGCAAGAAGCGGTCACCAAAAAGCGCGCCTCAAAGGACGCCGCGGACAGCTTCTTCAAGTCGTAA
- a CDS encoding DUF1465 family protein, with protein MADRSQSESALVQFSERLTNSAAFGVLFREGMDLVEETAAYLDGDGRTEAKALERSVSLTYATESMRLTTRLMQLASWLLLHRAVKEGEMTLTQANREKTKVKLTAADPGTEEMIAKLPQQLQDLIARSMSLQTRVRRLDTTIHASPAERAPIGNPLVPQLNRLKAAFER; from the coding sequence ATGGCGGACCGTTCGCAAAGCGAATCCGCGCTCGTTCAGTTCAGCGAGCGGCTCACCAATTCCGCGGCATTCGGAGTTCTGTTTCGGGAAGGCATGGACCTGGTTGAGGAAACCGCCGCCTATCTCGACGGCGACGGCCGCACCGAGGCCAAGGCGCTCGAGCGTTCTGTCAGCCTGACTTACGCAACCGAAAGCATGCGCCTGACCACCCGCCTGATGCAGCTCGCGTCCTGGCTGTTGCTGCATCGCGCGGTCAAGGAAGGCGAGATGACGCTGACCCAGGCCAATCGGGAAAAGACCAAGGTCAAGCTCACGGCCGCCGATCCCGGCACTGAGGAGATGATCGCAAAGCTGCCGCAGCAATTGCAGGATTTGATTGCGCGCTCGATGAGCCTGCAGACGCGGGTCCGCCGGCTCGACACCACGATCCACGCGTCGCCAGCCGAACGGGCCCCGATCGGCAACCCGCTGGTTCCGCAGCTCAACCGCCTGAAGGCGGCTTTCGAGCGGTAA
- the rpmE gene encoding 50S ribosomal protein L31 — MKAEIHPNYHTITVVMTDGTEYQTRSTWGKEGDKLNLDIDPKSHPAWTGGSQQLLDRGGRVSRFQKKFSGFLKKD, encoded by the coding sequence ATGAAAGCCGAAATTCACCCGAATTATCATACGATTACGGTCGTGATGACCGACGGGACCGAATACCAGACCCGCTCCACCTGGGGCAAGGAAGGCGACAAGCTGAACCTCGATATCGACCCCAAGTCGCATCCGGCCTGGACCGGCGGCTCGCAGCAGCTGCTCGACCGCGGCGGCCGTGTGTCGCGCTTTCAGAAGAAGTTTTCGGGCTTCCTCAAGAAGGATTGA